The Paenibacillus sp. FSL H7-0357 nucleotide sequence TCCTCACGGAGCGGGCTTCGAATAGATGCTTTTCTCATGGCAGGGAAAGTTAGTACGAGGTGAATGAAGATTGCCGACGATTATGGTAGTGGATGACGACGCCTATGTCCGCGAACTGGCAGGGCTGTTATTAAGAGACGAAGGTATGGACGTCGTAGAGAAAGTGGATAGTCTCGAAGCCTGGGATTATTACTTGCATCATTCCGTCGATTTAATCATTTTGGATATTATGATGCCCGGCATGGACGGTTGGGAGCTGTGCAGAAAGCTGCGGGAGGCCGGGGACAAGCCGATACTGATGGTCACGGCCAAAAAGGAGTCGCTGGACAAAGTCAAAGGCTTTCGATTGGGGACGGACGATTATTTGACCAAACCTTTTGATCCGATGGAGATGGTTATGCGGGTCAAGGCACTGCTCAAAAGGTATCGGATCGCTACCTCCCATATCGTGAAGCTCGGTCGAGTCATTCTCGATAAAACGAGCTACCAGGTTCACTTTTCTGATACGGGCGAGGAATGGGCTCTTCCTTTAAAAGAATTTGAGCTGCTTTACAAACTGGCCAGTTATCCCGGGCAAATTTTTACGCGCGACATGCTGATCCGCGACATTTGGGGTTACGCGTACAATGGGGATGAACGCACCGTGGACACGCATGTCAAACGTCTGCGCGACAAGTTTGAGCAGTATGCCGAAGATTTCCGCATCGTAACGATGCGCGGCATGGGCTACCGTCTGGAGGCGTATCATGATTAACTCGCTCTATGCCCGCGTCGTGTTAACGTTTCTGGGGGTCGTCATAGTCAGCCTGCTCTCGGTTTTATTCGTTCAAAGCTATTTCTACAAAGGCCATATCGAAGCGACAGTGGAAGAGAAGATGATTGGCAATGCCCAAATGATCATTCAATTATATAAGAAATTGGCTCCGAAGGATGCGAAGGCTTTCGTGGAAGTAAGCAATTCTATGCCCTTTTATAAGATACGGTTTTATGACAGCGCGGGAACGCTGCTGAACCCGGGGAGCGCTGCTCCAGACCGGCAGAAGGATCAACCGTATCTGCAGCAAGTGCTCAAGCAAAACAAAATTTATCACAACGGGTCCAGCGAGGATGACGAGATTACGGTTGGCCTGCCTTTTGCGCTGAACGGTTCGCCGCACGTCTTGTTGGTTACGACCCAGACCAGTTTTGTCCTCGACGAAATCGATTCCTTGATCCGGTATCAGCAGCTGTTTACTCTCGGTTTGGGAAGTATTCTGGTGTTGATTGCTGCGCGGTATATGGTCAGGCCCATCCGGAAGCTGACGCATGCAACGCAAAGAATGGCCAGGGGCGATTTTAACGTTGGCCTGTCTACCAAACGTCGTGACGAAATTGGACAGCTTACCCTAAGCTTTAACGCGATGGCGGCTGAATTGGGAAGGATGGATATGCTCCGTCGGCGGTTTGTTTCCGATGTATCCCACGAAATCCAATCTCCTCTAACGTCGATCAAAGGATATACCCGTGTGCTGAAGATCAAGTCCATGGACGAGAAAACCCGTATGCGGATGCTGAATATTATCGACGAGGAGAGCGACAGGCTGTCCCGGCTGTGCGACGATCTGCTGGAATTGACCAGCCTGGAGCACGAGCATGCAAAGCCCGCCCCGCAAAAGTTTCGTCTCGACGAGCAACTGCGCAAAGCTGTCATTCGCCTGGAACCGCAATGGTCTGCCCGCAATCTGGATATGCAACTTATGCTGGAACCGATAACCATTGTGGCGGATGAAGACAAGATGAATCAGGTGTGGAACAACTTGCTTGGCAATTGCATCAAATTTACCGCCGATCATGGAAAGATAATGGTGGAGTCCTTCAAGAAAAGCGAAAGCGCAGTCGTCCGAATGACGGACAATGGAATCGGCATACCTGAGGAGGAAATCAGCCAAATTTTCAAACCGTTCTACAAAGTGGATAAAGCGAGAAACCGCAATGTTAGCGGCAACGGAATCGGTCTTTCCATCGTGAAGCGAATTGTCGATCTTCATCATGGAAAAATCGAAGTGTCCAGCAGATTGGAGAGCGGAACCTCCTTCTCGATCACACTTCCCCTCGAAGATACAAAGCCCGAATTGTAATCCTCCGTTCAAACTGAGGACAAATTCGGGCTTTATACTATCCTCGAAAGGTCAATTTTATATTTTTTGATCAGAAGGAGGACCAAAAATGAAAGTATTGATTGCCATCTTGACCCTCCTGACATTCAGCATGTCGGGAACCTATGTCCAGGCGAAGGAGAACCAGAAGCAGCCGCCCCCCGCAACCGCAGCCGCCGAGCGCCAGCTTTGGCAATCGAAAGGGTATGGCCATATATTCGAAATAGAAGGCCAATCCGTTAAGGTCTACGGCTACACCAAGGACAGCTTGGTACCGTTCGGGAAAGGAAATATCGAGAACAACGGCGACATTTATATTAATGAAATTTACGACAACACCAAAACCCAGGAGCAATTTAATGCCCCGCGATATCTGATGGGCCGCTTCGTTAACGGCAGCTTGACCGATGGCTTGGGGTACGTGCAGCATCTCAAACGGATCGATAATCTTCCCAAGGTGAAGTATAACGGATTCAGCAATGATCCCGTGCAAAATTTTGAAGTATTCTGGCAATCCTTTGAAGAGAATTTCAGTTTCTTTCCGCTCGTCAAAGTGAATTGGAAAGAGGTGTACAAAGAGTATCGGCCCAAAGTTAGCGCCGCTACCTCCGAGAAGGAACTGGAGGACATTTTGACGCAAATGTTCCAAAAGCTAAACGACGGACACAGCGTCATATTCGGTAAAAAGGGTATGATCTTCTCCAAGTCCAAAGTTGAGCGAGAGGAATTTTTCGAAGCCAATTCGAAGTCGATGCAACGAAACGTCGAAGACGGATATATGAAAGGGGCGGTAAAGAGCAAGCTCGACGGGCGCATTGTTTATGGCCAAACGAAAAGCGGCGACGCATACATCAAGCTGATTGGTTTTGACGAGTCCGATCCGCAGAAAATTGACCAAGCGCTGGCGGAAATGGTGCAGGATCTGGCGAACTGCCGCAACTTTATGATCGATATGCGCTTTAATGAGGGGGGCGAGGACTTCTTCGGGTTGAAAATAGCCGGCTTGTTTGCCGAGAAACGCACGCTGGCGTATGCCAAACAGGCCCGAACAGGCGGATACGAGCAATTCTCCAAGCCTACGCAGGTATATATTGAACCGGGAGCAAAGCAGTTTTCAGCTGACAATATTGTGGTGCTGACCAGTCCGATAACGGTAAGCGCCGGCGAGACAGGGACGATGGCCTTAAAAGCATTGGACAAAGTAACGGTTATCGGGGAAAAGACGTGCGGATACTTTTCGGACATGCTGCTTAGACTGTTGCCGAACAAACAGTTATTCTCCCTGAGCAACGAACGCTATACATCGCCTGACGGCACTAATTACGAGCAGCGCGGCCTACCGCCGGACGAAAAGATCATGATCAAGCAAGCCGATATTGCTGCCGGCAAGGACCCGGTGATGAACCGAGCCTTGGAATTGCTTAAAAAGAAGCCATAAGGGATCCCTTTCACTCATCGGGACTCCTCCAATGGGATAAAACACAAGCCCCTGGCAAATGTAGATGCCGGGGGTTTTTTGGCGTTCATTCCGCAAAATCACCGGGTATTCCGAAGCCATTCCGTAAGGCGGACGGACGGATACCCTTTTCTTTTTCGGCCATCGGATTTGCAGATTTGCAGCAGTAGAAAAACCAAGAATGCCCACGCTGATCATTGTGGCCATTCTTGATTTCGTGTACACTTCTATTTTTTCACACTCGTGATGATGTATTTATTCTTTTGACTTGAACAATCGTTACTCCGCAGCACCTACTTGGTTGCGCCCTTGATACCGCGTTACATTTGATTGATATGATGTATAATTGCATGATATAAAAATTCGGCTAAATCTCCATCGCTATATTGATTTATATAATTATTGAATCGACTATCTATTTTATACGTATTTGCAATGCATGTTAACATTTCAGAATCACATGCCATAGATTGTTCGAGATAACTTTTCCATTCTGTGATTAATTGCTGCACTTCATTTGAAGAAGGGGATTGATGAATACAGGATGCTATTTTTCTGAATACCCTTTCCATGTTTTGTTCAAATCCAGAATATAGGCCCGCTTTTTCATTAGGAGCGAGTTTTTCCATCTTCTCCTCGAACTCCTTGTATGCCTCTGTTTCTCCATAGATGAATTTCGCTTCATGATCATATTGTTCTTGTAATGGTAAAATAGATGAATCATTAAAAATTCGTAAGTTGTAAATATCCTTCCCCGACACATACTCATCCAATGCAGTAATGATTGTTTCTAATTTTTGTTTTCTCGATATTAAAGTTTGGCTATGCTTTTTTAATATTTGCTTCTGCTCTTGTTTCGCAAGCTTCAAAATATCCGCTATTTCCTTCAGGGAAAAGTCCATTTCCTTTAAAAATAAAATCGTTTGAAGTTTTTCTAAACTGTTTCGATCATAGAGACGATAGCCTTTTTCTGTTAAGTAAGTCGGCTTAAATAAATTTATTTTATCGTAATATTGTAAGGTTCTAGTGGTTATGCCTGTAATTTTAACGATATCTTTAACCGTTAATAATGGTTTCTTCATCCCAAAATCCTTCTATTTCGTCTAGTATTTGATTGGCAGGTGTAATCGTTGCTTCAAAGATCGTTTTCCCTGCTTTATCTAAGTAGTATTTAATTAAATAATAACCACAGGCATAACCAGCACTATAAGGCATATTGACCGGATCATAGTTTTGAAGTTTTGCTATTTCGTCACCATAAAGATACGGTGCAATTTCATCAAAGCCTGTTAGTTGTAATTGTTCCTTGAGCACAGGCTTAATATGCTTATTAAGCGTTTCTGGATTTGTTTTCGACACCCAAGGGCCTAGTAGATCTTCCCCAAAGATGGAAGTAGCGAAGTTTTCTGCTAATCCTTCACTTACGATTAATTCACCTAAGGTAACGGTATGATCCCATTGAATAAATTGATACCGAACATTATGGTTACATTCGTGTGCTAAAGCAGCCTTCATTCGAGTTATTGTATATTCATTTGGCACAAGTGTACACAATATGTAGCCAGGAATACCCCCATCACCACTATATCCTTCACTTAACATTAATGAAGGGCTTTCCGGGTTCCCTAATTGAATGGTAAATAAGTAATCGGCTACAGATAAGCTTACTCCATGCTCTGTAAATAAATGAAGGCTTTTCTTTACAGCATTTTCACACTCAGACCAAAAAGAATCGGACGAAATTAAACTTATTTCTGTTGAAAGCTCATTTGTGATCTGATTAGGAGAGATGTTCATTATATTATTCAAAGTAATAACATCAAAACCATTAGACTCCTCAGCTTTAAAAGGAATATGTTGGATTTCCCATTTTTTCATAAAAGGAGCCAACATTTCTTGTCTGAATAACTCAACCTTTTCCTCTTGTGGAGCTTGTGCAACTTTTCGGTAAATTATATCTGAACGTAATGACTTTATATTCATAACTTTCACCCCTCGTTTATTATAGTGAAAATTATGCACTATGACGTTGCGTAATAGTCAAGAGATTAAGATCAAAATATAAGCTAATCTATTCTAATTGCCTCGATATAAAGCTCGATCTTCACTTCATTTCCGACGATTATACCACCCGTTTCCAGCGGCGAGTTAAATGACAAGCCAAATTCGTTGCGTTCGATACTGGCTATTGAATGAAATCCTGCACGCTCCCGGCCACGAGGATCTTTGTTTAGTCCTTCAAAAACGGTCTGAAAAGTGATGGGCTTTGTTACTCCATGCAGAGTTAAATTGCCCGTAAGTTCATATTGCCGTTCGCCAGCTAGGACGCAGCTGGTGCTTTGAAACGTAATGGTTGGATACTTAGCTGCATGAAAGAATTCGTCGCTCCTCAGGTGCTCGTCCCGTTGCCGTTGGCGAGTTGTGAGACTATTTGCGTCTATGGAAGCCTGTATACCCATGGTTGTTAAATCGTTGGGGTCAAAGCTTAAGGTCGCTTGGAAATGCTCGAATACTCCTTTAATTTTATTAATCATTAAATGCGTCACCGAAAACTCGACGGAGCTGTGGTCCGGATCTACTTCCCAATTGACATTGCTCATGAATAAATTCCACCTTTATGATAAGATTCTGAGAAAGGTCGCCCTATCTCCAAAACACTGCGAAATTCGCATACTCCTAATATACAAAAACGCTACTGACAACGTGATGTCAGTAGCGTTCTAGCATTTTTTCGGCTTTCTCGTAAATCCGATTTCGGAATGATTCAGGCTCCACCACCTTTACATTCCCTCCCAGCTGTCTGTAACGGCAAGTTTTTAGGTCATCCTTTGCGGATGGCCCTTTCTTCAAAAATCGCTTTATTCAACTACCGTATCCGTGCACTAGGTTAGCGTACATCCAGCTAAATGTCCCCAAGTAGAGTGTCGAGTTGCTCCCACCGCTCCGCAGTGTGGATCATTTCTTCGGCAAAACGGACAGGGACCACGCTGGACGATTCGAACGACGGCTGAATCCACCAAAGCGATTCGATACACCAGTCGTACTTGATTGCCCTTAAAATCGAGCCCGGCGGTAGCTGCCGCACACTACGGTAGCCTTCAGTGAAAGCGACCACTGCATCCTTGCGGAATCCGCGCTCGCTGAGCGTGCCGGAAAGGACAGCCCGCCCGAGGTCCAGCGCCGGAAACGAGTAGCGTGCCCGGTCGAAATCAACGATGGCTGCCAGAGCATCGCCTTCGAAAAGCAAATTGTCTGCCCACAGATCGAGGTGGGCCCAGCCGGCAGTCAGCGGCTTAAAGTCATCATCTCCAAGGGAATCAACAATCGCCTTCTGTAATTGCAATGCGTTCCGGACACGCTCAGACGAGTCACGGGTCGCCTCCCAACTTACCTCCCAGGTGCGCTCCAGCTCCTCGCGAGACAACTGCCAAACCGGTTCCTCCGGCGGCACTGCTGCTCCGAGGCCTGATGCCATCGCGGAATCCCAGACGGTATGCATATCCGCGGCAGCCCGTCCGAGTGCGTGCATCCTATGCTCACCGATCATGCCAGCAGGCACCATAGCGCCCGGACAGCACGTCATGACGGTCATGTACCTTCCGCACGGCAGAATGTGCATGCAGCGCCCATCCAAAGTCAGCGGCTCAGGACACGGTCCTCCCGACTGATAAAAAAGAAGTTGCAGCTGCAGCGCATTTTCAATCTTGCCGCGAAACTCCGGGTCATGCATCTTAAACCGCTCAGGGTGATAGCTTTTGGCGAACAGCCACCCCTTGTTCGTCTCGACAATCCACTTCTCGTTCAATAGCCCACGCCTAACACGCTCGGCGGACAGCAGCTCAGCCGAAAAATGCTTTTTCAGCCAGTCCGCGATTTCGTTGACTAATTGGTCCTCAGTCGTCAACAGCATTTGAATCCAACCTTTCCAAATCCCTCCGCACCCGAACAGCGAAACTGCGCAGAGAGCGTAGTAGAGTTATAAAGTTTCTTGGCGGTCAGTTATGATGTCGA carries:
- a CDS encoding MerR family transcriptional regulator, whose protein sequence is MKKPLLTVKDIVKITGITTRTLQYYDKINLFKPTYLTEKGYRLYDRNSLEKLQTILFLKEMDFSLKEIADILKLAKQEQKQILKKHSQTLISRKQKLETIITALDEYVSGKDIYNLRIFNDSSILPLQEQYDHEAKFIYGETEAYKEFEEKMEKLAPNEKAGLYSGFEQNMERVFRKIASCIHQSPSSNEVQQLITEWKSYLEQSMACDSEMLTCIANTYKIDSRFNNYINQYSDGDLAEFLYHAIIHHINQM
- a CDS encoding S41 family peptidase — translated: MKVLIAILTLLTFSMSGTYVQAKENQKQPPPATAAAERQLWQSKGYGHIFEIEGQSVKVYGYTKDSLVPFGKGNIENNGDIYINEIYDNTKTQEQFNAPRYLMGRFVNGSLTDGLGYVQHLKRIDNLPKVKYNGFSNDPVQNFEVFWQSFEENFSFFPLVKVNWKEVYKEYRPKVSAATSEKELEDILTQMFQKLNDGHSVIFGKKGMIFSKSKVEREEFFEANSKSMQRNVEDGYMKGAVKSKLDGRIVYGQTKSGDAYIKLIGFDESDPQKIDQALAEMVQDLANCRNFMIDMRFNEGGEDFFGLKIAGLFAEKRTLAYAKQARTGGYEQFSKPTQVYIEPGAKQFSADNIVVLTSPITVSAGETGTMALKALDKVTVIGEKTCGYFSDMLLRLLPNKQLFSLSNERYTSPDGTNYEQRGLPPDEKIMIKQADIAAGKDPVMNRALELLKKKP
- a CDS encoding YceI family protein, which translates into the protein MSNVNWEVDPDHSSVEFSVTHLMINKIKGVFEHFQATLSFDPNDLTTMGIQASIDANSLTTRQRQRDEHLRSDEFFHAAKYPTITFQSTSCVLAGERQYELTGNLTLHGVTKPITFQTVFEGLNKDPRGRERAGFHSIASIERNEFGLSFNSPLETGGIIVGNEVKIELYIEAIRID
- a CDS encoding sensor histidine kinase; the protein is MINSLYARVVLTFLGVVIVSLLSVLFVQSYFYKGHIEATVEEKMIGNAQMIIQLYKKLAPKDAKAFVEVSNSMPFYKIRFYDSAGTLLNPGSAAPDRQKDQPYLQQVLKQNKIYHNGSSEDDEITVGLPFALNGSPHVLLVTTQTSFVLDEIDSLIRYQQLFTLGLGSILVLIAARYMVRPIRKLTHATQRMARGDFNVGLSTKRRDEIGQLTLSFNAMAAELGRMDMLRRRFVSDVSHEIQSPLTSIKGYTRVLKIKSMDEKTRMRMLNIIDEESDRLSRLCDDLLELTSLEHEHAKPAPQKFRLDEQLRKAVIRLEPQWSARNLDMQLMLEPITIVADEDKMNQVWNNLLGNCIKFTADHGKIMVESFKKSESAVVRMTDNGIGIPEEEISQIFKPFYKVDKARNRNVSGNGIGLSIVKRIVDLHHGKIEVSSRLESGTSFSITLPLEDTKPEL
- a CDS encoding DUF2268 domain-containing protein, coding for MNIKSLRSDIIYRKVAQAPQEEKVELFRQEMLAPFMKKWEIQHIPFKAEESNGFDVITLNNIMNISPNQITNELSTEISLISSDSFWSECENAVKKSLHLFTEHGVSLSVADYLFTIQLGNPESPSLMLSEGYSGDGGIPGYILCTLVPNEYTITRMKAALAHECNHNVRYQFIQWDHTVTLGELIVSEGLAENFATSIFGEDLLGPWVSKTNPETLNKHIKPVLKEQLQLTGFDEIAPYLYGDEIAKLQNYDPVNMPYSAGYACGYYLIKYYLDKAGKTIFEATITPANQILDEIEGFWDEETIING
- a CDS encoding phosphotransferase; this encodes MLLTTEDQLVNEIADWLKKHFSAELLSAERVRRGLLNEKWIVETNKGWLFAKSYHPERFKMHDPEFRGKIENALQLQLLFYQSGGPCPEPLTLDGRCMHILPCGRYMTVMTCCPGAMVPAGMIGEHRMHALGRAAADMHTVWDSAMASGLGAAVPPEEPVWQLSREELERTWEVSWEATRDSSERVRNALQLQKAIVDSLGDDDFKPLTAGWAHLDLWADNLLFEGDALAAIVDFDRARYSFPALDLGRAVLSGTLSERGFRKDAVVAFTEGYRSVRQLPPGSILRAIKYDWCIESLWWIQPSFESSSVVPVRFAEEMIHTAERWEQLDTLLGDI
- a CDS encoding response regulator transcription factor, yielding MPTIMVVDDDAYVRELAGLLLRDEGMDVVEKVDSLEAWDYYLHHSVDLIILDIMMPGMDGWELCRKLREAGDKPILMVTAKKESLDKVKGFRLGTDDYLTKPFDPMEMVMRVKALLKRYRIATSHIVKLGRVILDKTSYQVHFSDTGEEWALPLKEFELLYKLASYPGQIFTRDMLIRDIWGYAYNGDERTVDTHVKRLRDKFEQYAEDFRIVTMRGMGYRLEAYHD